One region of Kwoniella newhampshirensis strain CBS 13917 chromosome 6, whole genome shotgun sequence genomic DNA includes:
- a CDS encoding DNA replication complex GINS protein PSF1 — protein MYGDLALQLVTASHRSTLSTTPQLPLPKYALPLILSICLETRQLGTSISTAAETHGQVSLSQDRGLVCNLTVQHLAARRNKRCLLAYLSTRVGGVKERWWDAGGGLAYLLSPSTSVAVNPDLDAPDLRSALSPQELDFLRGYNNLMLDYKSDFLDVLDLTAGIEKPPGELMVDVRVIKDAGEVILEGGERVEFRKGERFRLARSQVERLIVQGFLEEV, from the coding sequence ATGTACGGTGATCTCGCATTGCAACTGGTGACGGCTTCCCACCGATCCACACTGTCCACCACGCCTCAACTACCTCTACCGAAATATGCGctccctctcatcctttccATCTGTCTCGAAACACGTCAACTCGGGACATCGATCTCCACCGCTGCTGAAACCCACGGCCAAGTCTCCTTATCCCAAGATCGAGGCTTGGTGTGCAATCTGACCGTTCAACATCTTGCCGCTCGACGGAACAAACGATGCTTATTGGCCTATCTATCGACAAGAGTAGGAGGTGTcaaagagagatggtgggATGCGGGTGGTGGTCTGGCTTATCTTCTGAGCCCATCGACATCCGTGGCGGTAAATCCAGATTTGGACGCTCCAGACCTACGATCAGCATTGAGTCCACAAGAGCTGGACTTCCTCAGAGGATACAACAACTTGATGTTGGACTATAAGAGCGATTTCTTAGACGTGCTCGATCTGACAGCAGGGATCGAAAAACCTCCGGGAGAACTGATGGTGGATGTGAGAGTGATCAAAGACGCCGGAGAAGTCATATTGGAAGGTGGGGAAAGGGTCGAATTtagaaagggagagaggttCAGATTAGCAAGGAGTCAAGTGGAAAGATTGATCGTCCAAGGATTCTTGGAGGAAGTCtga
- a CDS encoding spermidine synthase codes for MSAPLSHPNIVDGWFREINSQWPGQAMTLQVKQILHMEKSLFQDVLVFESETYGNVLVLDGVIQCTERDEFSYQEMITHLPMASHPNPENVLVIGGGDGGVIREVLKHKSVKKVTLCDIDEAVIRVSKQWLPIMSACYKDSRVEVHIGDGFKFLPEHKNEYDVIITDSSDPVGPAEALFKAPYFQLLHEALKEGGSVSTQAECIWMHLPLIKELRETCKKLFPVVDYAITTIPTYPAGQIGIMVCSKDASRNVAVPLRAVPETKYYNSDVHRAAFTIPEFARSMLEDGVNVMPKFSGVRPAATTAPTTKKKVLLLGSGLVAPPCAEYITKHNHELTVACRTLATAEALCKDLPNATPLSVDVGSPDALRQAIKGHDVVVSLVPYTYHAAVMEAALEEKVHVVTTSYVNPAMKALHQKFVDANLICFNEIGVDPGVDHLWAIKTIDEVHKAGGKIKSFYSYCAGLPEPAASDNALGYKFSWSPLGVLMALNNDGKFWKDGKIAEVAGKDLIVFKGFYGLKDVQNLVRGTMRYAGFPEVVTAWKEIGLLDDAPQEYLAKDAAPITWRSLLAKSLGVEASEAAVVEKLLSLKSFGTDSKILISKFRQLGLFSDEKVVPRGSVMKSLAALLEDKCQFQKGEVDIVLLQHTFEIINADGTEQTITSTLEEYGDRNGGHSAMAKLVGVPCGVAVQFILEGVLKTPGVLQPYDEPTCKLFRDRLEKEEGITMIEKVI; via the exons ATGTCCGCCCCCCTTTCTCACCCTAACATCGTTG ACGGTTGGTTCAGAGAGATCAACTCCCAATGGCCTG GTCAGGCTATGACCCTCCA GGTCAAGCAGATCTTGCACATGGAGAagtctctcttccaa gacgtcctcgtcttcgagtCTGAGACTTACGGCAACGTCCTCGTTCTCGACGGTGTCATCCAATGTACCGAGCGAGATGAGTTCTC CTACCAGGAAATGATCACCCACCTTCCTATGGCTTCTCACCCCAACCCTGAGAACGTCCTTGTtatcggtggtggtgatggtggtgtcATCCGAGAGGTCCTTAAGCACAAGTCTGTCAAGAAGGTTACTCTCTGTgacatcgacgag GCTGTCATCCGAGTCTCAAAGCAATGGCTTCCTATCATGTCTGCCTGCTACAAGGACTCCCGTGTCGAGGTTCACATTGGCGACGGTTTCAAGTTCCTTCCCGAGCACAAGAATGAGTACgacgtcatcatcaccgacTCTTCTGACCCTGTTGGTCCCGCCGAGGCTCTCTTCAAGGCTCCTTACTTCCAATTGCTCCACGAGGCTCTCAAGGAGGGTGGCAGCGTCTCCACTCAGGCCGAGTGCATCTGGATGCACCTTCCTTTGATCAAGGAGCTGAGGGAGACTTGCAAGAAGCTCTTCCCCGTCGTCGACTACGCTATCACCACCATCCCCACCTACCCCGCTGGTCAAATCGGCATCATGGTCTGCTCCAAGGATGCTAGCCGAAACGTCGCTGTTCCTCTCCGAGCTGTCCCCGAGACCAAGTACTACAACTCGGACGTCCATCGTGCCGCTTTCACTATTCCCGAGTTCGCTCGATCCATGCTCGAGGATGGTGTCAACGTCATGCCCAAGTTCAGCGGTGTCCGACCCGCTGCTACCACCGCCCCTACcaccaagaagaaggtcctATTGCTCGGTAGCGGTCTCGTTGCTCCCCCTTGTGCCGAGTACATCACCAAGCACAATCACGAGCTCACCGTCGCTTGCCGAACTCTTGCCACAGCCGAAGCTCTTTGCAAGGACCTCCCCAACGCTACCCCCTTGTCTGTCGACGTCGGCTCTCCCGATGCTCTCCGACAGGCGATCAAGGGTCACGACGTTGTGGTCTCCTTGGTCCCTTACACCTACCATGCCGCTGTCATGGAGGCTGctctcgaggagaaggtccACGTCGTTACCACTTCTTACGTCAACCCTGCCATGAAGGCCCTTCACCAGAAATTCGTCGACGCAAATCTCATCTGCTTCAACGAGATCGGTGTTGACCCCGGAGTTGATCACCTTTGGGCCATCAAGACCATCGATGAGGTCCACAAGGCTGGTGGTAAGATCAAGAGCTTTTACAGCTACTGTGCTG GTCTTCCCGAGCCTGCT GCTTCTGACAACGCCCTCGGTTACAAATTCTCTTGGTCACCTCTTGGTGTCCTCATGGCTCTCAACAACGACGGCAAGTTCTGGAAGGACGGCAAGATCGCTGAGGTCGCTGGCAAGGACCTGAT TGTTTTCAAGGGATTTTACGGCTTGAAGGACGTCCAGAACCTCGTCAGAGGAACCATGCGATACGCCGGTTTCCCCGAGGTTGTTACCGCCTGGAAGGAGATCGGCCTCCTTGATGATGCCCCTCAAGAGTACCTCGCTAAGGACGCCGCTCCTATCACATGGCGATCTCTCCTCGCCAAATCCCTTGGAGTTGAGGCCTCAGAGGC TGCTGTTGTTGAGAAGCTCCTCTCATTGAAATCTTTCGGAACCGACTCCaagatcctcatctccaagTTTCGACAACTCGGTCTGTTTTCCGACGAGAAGGTCGTTCCTCGAGGTTCCGTCATGAAGTCTCTTGCCGCGCTGCTCGAGGACAAGTGTCAATTCCAGAAGGGAGAGgtcgacatcgtcctcctccaacacaccttcgagatcatcaacgcCGATGGTACCGAG CAAACCATCACGTCTACTCTCGAGGAGTACGGTGACAGAAACGGTGGTCATTCTGCCATGGCCAAACTTGTTGGT GTTCCTTGCGGTGTGGCTGTCCAATTCATCCTTGAGGGCGTGCTCAAGACTCCTGGTGTTCTTCAGCCTTACGACGAGCCC ACATGTAAGCTCTTCCGGGACCGActtgagaaggaggagggcaTCACCATGATTGAGAAGGTCATCTAG
- a CDS encoding calcium-binding protein NCS-1: protein MGKSQSKLSADELAELQKNTYFDKKELQQWYKGFLKDCPGGQLNKEEFKKIYRQFFPFGDPSQFADYVFNVFDEDKSGTIEFKEFICALSVTSRGRLDEKLKWAFQLYDINQDGFITYDEMLQIVRSIYKMTGQMVQLPEDEDTPEKRVDKIFRNMDLNKDAKLTFDEFKEGSKQDPTIVQALSLYDGLV, encoded by the exons ATGGGCAAATCTCAATCCAAGCTGTCCGCGGACGAACTCGCCGAATTGCAGAAGAACACGTATT Ttgacaagaag GAGCTCCAACAATGG TACAAAGGATTCTTGAAGGACTGTCCCGGCGGCCAACTCAACAAGGAGG AGTTCAAAAAGATCTACAGGCAATTCTTCCCGTTCGGCGATCCGAGTCAATTTGCGGACTATGTCTTCAAC GTGttcgacgaggacaagTCAGGTACAATTGAattcaag GAATTCATCTGTGCTCTGTCCGTTACCTCTCGAGGTCGTCTTGACGAAAAGTTAAAAT GGGCGTTCCAACTTTACGATATCAACCAGGACGGCTTCATCACCTACGACGAGATGTTACAGATTGTCAGGTCGATATACAAGATGACAGGTCAGATGGTCCAATTGccagaggacgaagatacGCCCGAGAAG CGAGTCGACAAGATCTTCCGAAACATGGACTTGAACAAGGATGccaagctcacctttgacGAGTTTAAAGAGGGATCAAAGCAGGACCCCACGATCgtacag GCTTTGTCGCTGTACGACGGATTGGTATGA